A part of Dermacentor variabilis isolate Ectoservices chromosome 10, ASM5094787v1, whole genome shotgun sequence genomic DNA contains:
- the LOC142559366 gene encoding uncharacterized protein LOC142559366 → MAKFLDFEPFVDDGEDFMSYVERFDHYWKVTQNKDDSLKKSAFITAIGKRLYKTLKDLLLPVKPEDKSFNEIVAVLREHSSPGSKVIAERFKFNRRYQMEGETISAFAVELRHMTARCDFGPFLDDALRDKFVAGLSDASIQASLLKKKELSFETAYNVARSAELAGKESKGFRPTSDKTFLDEDVHVIQKGQQRQKARTSAGLAAGASCYGCAEQHDAGDCPYRKARCHYCKKTGHKARACKKKNEKRLMHSTTTTKKWKYYNFFTFSKVDRRLDLTECKCALQARR, encoded by the coding sequence ATGGCGAAGTTCTTGGATTTCGAGCCTTTCGTCGATGATGGCGAAGATTTCATGTCTTATGTTGAAAGATTTGACCACTACTGGAAAGTGACccaaaacaaagatgacagcCTGAAGAAGTCTGCCTTTATAACGGCCATTGGTAAACGCCTCTACAAAACGCTGAAGGACCTGTTGCTACCAGTGAAGCCAGAAGACAAATCATTCAATGAAATTGTCGCAGTCCTGAGGGAACACTCGTCTCCGGGAAGCAAAGTTATCGCCGAAAGGTTCAAGTTTAATCGCCGCTACCAGatggaaggtgagacaatttctGCATTTGCCGTGGAACTACGCCATATGACAGCAAGATGCGATTTTGGGCCGTTTCTGGACGATGCCCTTCGAGACAAGTTCGTGGCTGGCCTCAGCGACGCTTCGATTCAAGCCAGCCTTCTGAAGAAAAAGGAGCTAAGCTTCGAAACTGCGTATAACGTAGCCAGAAGCGCTGAACTGGCTGGGAAAGAATCGAAAGGCTTCCGCCCAACCTCTGACAAGACTTTTCTCGACGAAGACGTCCACGTCATTCAGAAGggccaacaacgacaaaaagcgaGGACTTCGGCGGGTCTTGCCGCCGGTGCCTCTTGTTACGGATGTGCGGAGCAACACGATGCGGGAGACTGTCCATATCGAAAGGCAAGGTGTCATTATTGCAAAAAGACCGGTCATAAGGCTCGggcgtgcaagaaaaaaaacgagaaacggTTAATGCATTCAACGACAACGACGAAGAAGTGGAAGTATTACAACTTTTTCACGTTCAGCAAAGTGGACCGGCGACTCGACCTTACCGAGTGCAAGTGTGCATTGCAGGCACGCCGGTAG